A stretch of the Macaca mulatta isolate MMU2019108-1 chromosome 14, T2T-MMU8v2.0, whole genome shotgun sequence genome encodes the following:
- the PATE1 gene encoding prostate and testis expressed protein 1: protein MDKSLLLELPILLCCFRAVSGSLFKRKFADSEIATVEAEFPLTEIVQCRMCHLQFPGENCSRGRGICTAGTEEACMVGRISKRDGSPWLTFKDCLKNCADVKGIKWSVYFVSFSCCRSHDLCNEDL, encoded by the exons ATGGACAAGTCCCTCTTGCTGGAACTCCCCATCCTGCTCTGCTGCTTTAGGG caGTATCTGGATCACTTTTCAAGAGAAAATTTGCAG ACAGTGAAATAGCTACTGTGGAAGCTGAATTTCCTC TGACAGAAATTGTTCAGTGTAGGATGTGCCACCTCCAGTTCCCGGGAGAAAACTGCTCCAGAGGAAGAGGAATATGCACAGCAGGAACAGAAGAGGCCTGCATGGTTGGAAGGATTTCCAAAA GGGACGGTAGTCCCTGGTTAACCTTCAAGGACTGCCTGAAGAACTGTGCTGACGTGAAAGGCATAAAGTGGAGTGTCTATTTTGTGAGCTTCAGCTGCTGCAGGAGCCACGACCTGTGCAATGAAGACCTTTAG